The proteins below come from a single Gordonia sp. X0973 genomic window:
- a CDS encoding GNAT family N-acetyltransferase, translating into MSDEWLGAPTLERGRILLRPLESGDAESLGGLVGDPAVFQWSPGVPLDVEDARSFVATALDAREAGTRTAFTVLRDGQIVGSTSYYEINPTDRNVAVGHTFYTESAQGTEVNPSAKLLLLTHAFETCGAVRVVWHTHENNVVSRAAIAKLGARFEGLLRKQKRFGDGWRTTAQFAMTDDDWPEAKARLLARLS; encoded by the coding sequence GTGAGCGACGAATGGCTGGGGGCGCCGACCCTCGAACGTGGACGAATCCTCTTGCGGCCGTTGGAGTCTGGCGACGCCGAATCGCTGGGCGGACTGGTGGGGGACCCGGCGGTCTTCCAGTGGTCGCCCGGAGTGCCGCTCGACGTCGAGGATGCCCGCAGCTTCGTCGCGACCGCGCTGGATGCCCGCGAGGCGGGGACCCGGACGGCATTCACGGTGTTGCGCGACGGGCAGATCGTCGGGTCGACCAGCTACTACGAGATCAACCCGACCGATCGCAACGTCGCCGTCGGGCACACCTTCTACACCGAGTCGGCACAGGGCACCGAGGTCAACCCGTCCGCCAAACTCCTGCTGCTCACCCATGCCTTCGAGACGTGCGGCGCAGTCCGCGTCGTGTGGCACACGCATGAGAACAACGTGGTCTCGCGCGCCGCGATCGCCAAGCTCGGCGCGCGGTTCGAGGGTCTGCTGCGCAAGCAGAAGCGCTTCGGCGATGGCTGGCGCACCACCGCGCAGTTCGCGATGACCGATGACGACTGGCCCGAGGCCAAGGCACGGCTGCTCGCACGGCTGAGTTGA
- a CDS encoding DUF1304 domain-containing protein: MIIAGLVVALLAAALHVFIFYLESLAWTSKRARAVFGTTEQQAEDTRELAYNQGFYNLFLAVMVVVGALVIGLSDHRGVGLALVLAGTGAMLAAALVLGLSSPAHRGAAVKQGALPLIAVIVLVIGCAT, encoded by the coding sequence ATGATCATTGCCGGATTGGTCGTCGCGCTGCTGGCCGCGGCGCTGCACGTGTTCATCTTCTATCTCGAGTCGCTCGCCTGGACGTCGAAGCGCGCCCGCGCGGTGTTCGGCACCACCGAACAGCAGGCCGAAGACACCCGCGAACTCGCCTACAACCAGGGCTTCTACAACCTGTTCCTCGCGGTGATGGTGGTGGTCGGCGCGCTCGTGATCGGGTTGTCGGATCATCGCGGAGTCGGATTGGCGCTGGTGCTCGCCGGCACCGGGGCGATGCTCGCGGCCGCCCTCGTCCTGGGCCTCTCGTCGCCGGCGCACCGTGGTGCCGCGGTGAAACAGGGTGCGCTGCCGCTGATCGCGGTCATCGTGCTGGTGATCGGGTGCGCCACCTAA
- a CDS encoding CopG family ribbon-helix-helix protein has translation MAMTVRIPPELDARLDALASARHVSKHALVLQAIESLTARNERRDDILAAVDFVRTHDAELLERLADA, from the coding sequence ATGGCCATGACAGTGCGCATCCCCCCGGAACTCGACGCGCGACTCGACGCGCTCGCCTCCGCTCGCCACGTGTCGAAGCATGCTCTCGTCCTGCAGGCCATCGAATCACTCACCGCGCGCAACGAGCGCCGCGACGACATCCTCGCCGCGGTCGACTTCGTCCGCACCCACGATGCGGAGCTCCTCGAGCGACTCGCCGACGCATGA
- a CDS encoding type II toxin-antitoxin system death-on-curing family toxin codes for MTDYLTLDDALLVAREFGFVVGDPGLLASALARPATTVFGDDAYRTLPRKAAALLESLVRNHPFIDGNKRTGWTLMVTFCYLNGYIHDFTTDEGFDLVIGIAEGVIDLDSVEQQIARHLIDR; via the coding sequence ATGACGGACTACCTCACGCTCGACGACGCGCTGCTCGTCGCGCGCGAGTTCGGGTTTGTCGTCGGCGATCCAGGCCTGCTGGCTTCGGCGCTCGCCCGCCCCGCGACCACGGTGTTCGGCGACGATGCCTACCGCACGCTGCCGCGCAAGGCCGCCGCACTCCTGGAGAGCCTGGTTCGCAATCACCCCTTCATCGACGGCAACAAGCGAACCGGGTGGACGTTGATGGTGACGTTCTGTTACCTCAACGGCTACATCCACGACTTCACCACCGACGAGGGGTTCGACCTCGTCATCGGCATCGCCGAGGGAGTGATCGACCTCGATTCAGTCGAGCAGCAGATCGCGCGGCACCTTATCGACCGCTAG